In Brassica rapa cultivar Chiifu-401-42 chromosome A06, CAAS_Brap_v3.01, whole genome shotgun sequence, a single window of DNA contains:
- the LOC103871191 gene encoding caffeoylshikimate esterase: MSSEAEKSNNSAPATPPPYFWGDMPEEEYYTSQGVRNTKSYFETPNGKLFTQSFLPLDGEIKGTVYMSHGYGSDTSWMFQKICMSFSNWGYAVFAADLLGHGRSDGIRCYLGDMEKVAATSLCFFKHVRDSEPYKHLPAFLFGESMGGLATLLMYFQSEPDTWTGLIFSAPLFVIPEDMKPSKTHLFAYGLLFGLADTWAAMPDNKMVGKAIHDPEKLKIIAANPQRYTGKPRVGTMRELLRKTLYVQENFGRVTAPFLTVHGTADGVTCPSSSKLLYEKASSDDKTLKLYDGMYHSLIQGEPDENVAIVLKDMREWIDERVERYGSK; this comes from the exons ATGTCGTCTGAGGCGGAGAAGTCAAACAATTCAGCTCCGGCGACACCGCCGCCGTATTTCTGGGGAGACATGCCGGAGGAAGAGTACTACACTTCCCAAGGCGTGCGTAACACCAAATCCTACTTCGAAACACCCAACGGAAAGCTCTTCACGCAGAGCTTTCTCCCCTTAGATGGTGAGATCAAAGGGACGGTGTACATGTCTCACGGGTACGGATCCGACACGAGCTGGATGTTCCAGAAGATCTGCATGAGCTTCTCCAACTGGGGTTACGCCGTTTTCGCCGCCGATCTTCTCGGTCACGGCCGTTCTGATGGCATCCGCTGCTACTTGG GTGATATGGAGAAAGTTGCAGCAACATCATTGTGTTTCTTTAAGCATGTTCGTGACAGCGAGCCATATAAGCATCTCCCTGCTTTCCTCTTTGGTGAATCTATGGGAGGTCTTGCCACACTTCTCATGTACTTTCAATCGGAGCCTGATACTTGGACCGGTTTGATCTTTTCGGCTCCTCTCTTTGTTATCCCGGAGGATATGAAGCCAAGCAAGACTCACCTTTTCGCCTACGGTCTCCTCTTTGGCTTGGCTGATACGTGGGCTGCAATGCCGGATAATAAGATGGTTGGCAAAGCTATACATGACCCGGAAAAGCTCAAGATTATTGCAGCTAACCCACAAAg GTACACAGGGAAGCCTAGAGTGGGAACAATGAGAGAGTTACTAAGGAAGACACTATACGTGCAGGAAAATTTCGGGAGAGTAACTGCTCCGTTTCTGACGGTGCACGGGACAGCTGATGGAGTGACGTGTCCTTCATCGTCGAAGCTACTATATGAGAAGGCATCGAGTGATGATAAAACACTGAAGCTTTATGATGGGATGTACCATTCATTGATTCAGGGAGAGCCAGATGAGAATGTTGCTATTGTGTTAAAGGATATGAGAGAGTGGATTGATGAGAGGGTTGAGAGGTATGGATCTAAGTAA